The following are from one region of the Vitis riparia cultivar Riparia Gloire de Montpellier isolate 1030 chromosome 9, EGFV_Vit.rip_1.0, whole genome shotgun sequence genome:
- the LOC117921481 gene encoding uncharacterized protein LOC117921481, with protein sequence MSEGPKLYTNRPKKAQVKQFLQQQQMKGTGLSASSSPMGAQSSPPPPPQPKESFVRRYKFMWPLLLTVNLAVGAYIFMRTRKKDTGIEEEVAAAVVTTPVSTTAATTAPAPVIEKPLPSPPIMAPVKLPDPIPENQQREIFKWLLEEKRKVKPNNPEEKKRIDEEKAILKQFIRATSIPTF encoded by the exons ATGAGTGAAGGACCAAAACTCTACACCAACAGACCCAAAAAAG CCCAGGTGAAGCAATTTCTGCAACAACAACAAATGAAAGGTACTGGTTTATCAGCATCATCGTCGCCAATGGGTGCGCAGTCTTCTCCGCCGCCTCCCCCGCAGCCGAAGGAGTCTTTTGTTCGGCGTTACAAATTCATGTGGCCTCTTCTCTTGACCGTCAATCTCGCTGTTGGAG CTTACATTTTTATgagaacaagaaagaaagatacAGGCATAGAGGAAGAAGTTGCAGCAGCTGTTGTCACTACTCCAGTTTCAACTACGGCTGCTACAACTGCCCCAGCTCCGGTTATTGAAAAACCATTACCATCTCCACCTATCATGGCACCTGTGAAGTTGCCTGACCCGATTCCAGAGAACCAACAGCGTGAGATTTTCAAGTGGTTATTGGAAGAGAAGAGGAAGGTCAAGCCAAACAATCCTGAAGAGAAGAAGCGCATTGATGAAGAAAAAGCGATTCTGAAACAGTTCATTCGAGCAACATCCATCCCAACTTTCTGA
- the LOC117921515 gene encoding 3-epi-6-deoxocathasterone 23-monooxygenase CYP90D1: MHNLWIVFLTAIFLSTIILLYRNRSRIRSSPSPSLPLGTLGWPLIGETLEFISCAYSDRPESFMERRRRMYGKVFKSHIFGSPTIVSIDAEVSRFVLQSDSKAFVPSYPKSLTELMGQSSILLINGSLQRRVHGLIGAFFKSPHLKAQITQEMESYIQKSMGSWRDDHPIFIQDEAKNIAFQVLVKALISLNPGEEMEFLRKQFQEFISGLMSLPVNIPGTRLYRSLQAKKKMVKLVGKIIQERRNINQPSKVPKDVLDVLLNDSSQLLTDTLISDNMIDLMIPGEDSVPVLVTLAIKYLSDCPAALQQLTEENMRLKSLKAERGEMMTWSDYLSLPFTQTVITETLRLGNVIIGVMRKAMKDVEIKGHRIPKGWCVFAYFRSVHLDESQYDWPYQFNPWRWQDKNISSCSFTPFGGGQRLCPGLDLARLEASIFLHHFVTQFRWVAEDDSIVNFPTVRMKRRMPVWVKRRRDYS; the protein is encoded by the exons atgcACAACTTGTGGATTGTGTTTTTGACAGCCATCTTCTTGTCCACCATAATTCTTCTCTACAGAAACAGATCTAGAATCAGGTCATCACCAAGCCCATCACTTCCTCTAGGAACTCTTGGATGGCCTCTTATCGGCGAAACCCTAGAGTTCATCTCTTGTGCCTACTCAGACCGCCCTGAGAGCTTCATGGAGCGGCGGCGTCGCAT GTATGGAAAGGTGTTCAAGTCTCACATATTTGGGAGCCCAACTATAGTTTCCATTGATGCAGAAGTGAGTAGATTTGTGTTGCAGAGTGATTCAAAGGCCTTTGTGCCATCTTACCCGAAATCTCTGACTGAGCTGATGGGGCAGTCCTCCATTTTGCTCATCAATGGAAGCTTGCAGAGGAGAGTCCATGGACTGATTGGAGCCTTCTTCAAATCCCCACATCTCAAAGCTCAAATCACTCAAGAAATGGAGAGTTATATTCAGAAATCAATGGGGTCTTGGAGAGATGATCACCCCATTTTCATCCAGGATGAAGCAAAAAAT ATTGCTTTTCAAGTCCTAGTGAAGGCACTGATCAGTTTGAATCCAGGTGAAGAAATGGAGTTTCTCAGAAAACAGTTCCAGGAATTCATCTCAGGCCTCATGTCCTTGCCTGTAAACATACCCGGAACAAGGCTTTACAGATCTTTACAG GCCAAGAAGAAAATGGTTAAATTAGTAGGAAAAATCatccaagaaagaagaaatatcAACCAACCCTCCAAGGTCCCCAAAGATGTTCTGGATGTTCTCCTCAATGACTCAAGCCAACTACTGACGGATACCCTCATATCCGATAATATGATCGATCTGATGATTCCTGGAGAGGATTCAGTACCAGTTCTCGTGACTCTCGCGATCAAATACCTCTCCGATTGCCCTGCAGCCCTCCAACAACTGACG GAGGAGAACATGAGACTAAAGAGTCTAAAAGCCGAGCGGGGAGAGATGATGACTTGGAGCGATTACTTATCGCTACCATTCACGCAGACG GTGATCACAGAAACACTAAGGTTGGGAAACGTTATTATAGGGGTGATGAGGAAGGCCATGAAGGATGTGGAGATAAAGGGGCATAGGATACCAAAAGGATGGTGCGTTTTCGCATATTTTCGGTCTGTCCATCTCGATGAAAGCCAGTATGACTGGCCTTATCAGTTCAACCCATGGAGGTGGCAA GACAAAAATATCAGCAGTTGTAGCTTCACTCCTTTTGGTGGTGGACAAAGGCTGTGTCCAGGGCTTGACTTGGCCAGGCTGGAGGCTTCAATCTTCCTCCACCATTTTGTCACTCAATTCAG GTGGGTGGCTGAGGATGATTCAATTGTCAACTTCCCCACAGTAAGAATGAAGAGAAGGATGCCTGTTTGGGTCAAAAGGAGAAGAGACTACTCTTGA
- the LOC117922078 gene encoding protein FLX-like 3 has product MAGRNRFPRDAFDGRRGFPPEGPFLRGPPLPRLPPHPAMLEEEFEMQHAEMRRLFGENRRLVEDRMALQQELGVAKEELHRMNLAIGDIRAEQELHSRELIEKGLKLEADLRATEPLKNEAVQLRSEIQKLNNIRQDLAGQVQNLSQEVARLQADNKQIPLLRAEIEGLHQELMRARTAVDYEKKGNIELMEQRQAMEKNLVSMAREVEKLRAELASTDARPWGAGISGGSYGMKFGSPDGGFPAPYGDGYGAHLGAADKGPFYGSGSASWGGLEKPRATRR; this is encoded by the exons ATGGCAGGGAGAAATCGCTTTCCTCGTGATGCATTTGATGGTCGGCGTGGGTTCCCACCTGAAGGACCTTTCCTGCGTGGTCCTCCTTTGCCTCGGCTGCCTCCTCACCCAGCAATGCTAGAGGAAGAATTTGAAATGCAGCATGCTGAAATGAGGAGACTTTTCGGTGAAAATCGTAGACTAGTTGAAGATAGAATGGCTTTGCAGCAAGAACTAGGCGTTGCAAAGGAGGAACTTCATCGTATGAATCTTGCTATTGGCGACATACGAGCTGAACAAGAACTGCACTCTAGGGAGCTTATTGAGAAAGGTTTGAAGCTTGAAGCTGATCTGCGGGCAACGGAGCCTCTGAAAAATGAGGCTGTTCAACTCCGTTCTGAAATTCAGAAGCTCAATAACATTAGGCAAGATCTTGCTGGACAAGTTCAGAACCTCTCGCAAGAAGTTGCAAGACTGCAAGCTGATAATAAACAAATTCCTCTTTTAAGAGCTGAGATTGAGGGTTTGCACCAGGAGCTTATGCGTGCTAG gACTGCTGTTGACTATGAAAAGAAGGGTAACATTGAGCTGATGGAACAGAGACAGGCAATGGAGAAGAATTTGGTCTCGATGGCACGTGAAGTTGAAAAGCTACGTGCTGAACTTGCAAGTACTGATGCTAGACCATGGGGTGCTGGTATATCAG GCGGTTCGTATGGGATGAAATTTGGCAGCCCAGATGGCGGATTTCCTGCTCCATATGGAGATGGATACGGGGCTCATCTG GGTGCTGCTGACAAGGGTCCTTTCTATGGTTCGGGCTCTGCATCATGGGGAGGACTTGAGAAACCTCGTGCTACACGTCGTTGA